Proteins from one Corynebacterium testudinoris genomic window:
- a CDS encoding aminopeptidase P family protein: protein MAYADTRFATRRRALSAKLSGMRIDEMLVTNLLHVRFLSGFSGSNAALVLAKDLTASICTDGRYITQIAEEVPDIPAIIDRPSAEALLRRIEGPRRVGFEADYVSVAELENLQEACNEDVTLVPVTGVIEDIRLIKDTTERIRLVETAEIAVEAFEGLLANGEVAIGRSEREIAADLEHRMRILGAERPSFDTIVASGENSAKPHHSAGDRILRRGDLVTIDFGAHARGFNSDMTRTLVMGEADEFSREIYDIVLRAQLAGVDAATPGTSLIDVDAACRDVIDEAGYGEYFVHSTGHGIGLEVHERPYASKVGEGELKEHMTLTIEPGIYVPGRGGVRIEDTLLITQGPARIITPLSKELHVV, encoded by the coding sequence ATGGCCTACGCTGACACCCGTTTTGCCACTCGCCGCCGAGCACTTTCGGCCAAGCTCTCCGGCATGCGCATCGATGAGATGCTGGTGACCAATCTCCTGCATGTCCGATTCCTCTCGGGATTCTCCGGATCCAATGCCGCGTTGGTCCTGGCCAAGGACTTGACCGCCTCCATCTGCACCGATGGCCGGTACATCACCCAGATCGCGGAGGAAGTGCCGGACATCCCGGCAATCATTGACCGTCCCTCCGCCGAAGCCCTGCTCCGCCGCATTGAGGGCCCCCGCCGCGTCGGATTCGAAGCTGACTATGTCTCTGTGGCCGAGCTGGAGAACCTTCAGGAGGCCTGCAACGAGGATGTCACCCTCGTGCCCGTGACCGGAGTCATCGAAGACATCCGCCTCATCAAAGACACCACCGAGCGCATCCGCCTGGTCGAAACCGCCGAGATCGCCGTGGAGGCGTTCGAAGGCCTGTTGGCCAATGGCGAGGTCGCGATTGGTCGCTCCGAGCGGGAAATCGCCGCGGACCTTGAGCACCGCATGCGCATCCTCGGCGCCGAGCGCCCCAGCTTTGACACGATCGTCGCCTCCGGCGAGAATTCCGCCAAGCCCCACCACAGCGCCGGCGATCGCATTCTGCGCCGCGGCGACTTGGTCACCATTGATTTCGGAGCCCACGCTCGTGGCTTCAATTCGGATATGACCCGCACCCTCGTGATGGGCGAGGCTGATGAGTTCTCCCGCGAGATCTACGACATCGTTCTGCGCGCTCAGCTCGCCGGTGTCGATGCCGCCACTCCTGGGACGTCGCTTATCGACGTCGATGCCGCCTGCCGCGACGTCATCGACGAGGCCGGCTACGGCGAGTACTTCGTCCACTCCACCGGCCACGGCATCGGCCTCGAGGTCCACGAACGCCCCTACGCCTCCAAGGTGGGCGAGGGTGAGTTAAAGGAGCACATGACGCTGACCATCGAGCCGGGCATTTATGTTCCCGGCCGTGGCGGCGTCCGCATCGAAGATACGTTGCTGATCACGCAGGGTCCGGCGCGCATCATCACCCCGCTCAGTAAGGAATTGCACGTGGTGTAG
- the efp gene encoding elongation factor P, translated as MASTADFKNGLVLKVDGKLQQIVEFQHVKPGKGPAFVRTKLKDVVTGKNVDKTWNAGVKVETATVDRRDMTYLYNDGTSYVVMDDKNYEQVELSEDKFGDAAQFLLENMRVQVSFHEGEALFAELPVSVDLKITHTEPGLQGDRSTGGTKPATLESGAEIQVPLFLEIGNVVKVDTRTGDYQSRVSN; from the coding sequence GTGGCGTCCACCGCTGATTTTAAGAACGGTCTTGTGCTCAAGGTCGACGGCAAGTTGCAGCAGATCGTTGAGTTCCAGCATGTCAAGCCGGGCAAGGGCCCCGCTTTCGTGCGCACCAAGCTCAAGGACGTTGTCACCGGCAAGAACGTCGACAAGACCTGGAACGCTGGCGTCAAGGTTGAGACCGCTACGGTCGACCGCCGCGACATGACCTACTTGTACAACGACGGCACCTCTTACGTTGTCATGGACGACAAGAACTACGAGCAGGTGGAGCTGTCTGAGGACAAGTTCGGCGACGCTGCCCAGTTCCTCCTGGAGAACATGCGCGTGCAGGTCTCCTTCCACGAGGGTGAGGCTCTGTTCGCCGAACTCCCGGTATCCGTTGACCTGAAGATCACCCACACGGAGCCGGGCCTGCAGGGCGACCGCTCCACCGGTGGCACTAAGCCCGCCACCTTGGAGTCCGGCGCTGAGATTCAGGTTCCGCTGTTCCTCGAAATCGGCAACGTGGTCAAGGTCGACACCCGCACCGGTGACTACCAGTCCCGCGTCTCCAACTAA
- the aroB gene encoding 3-dehydroquinate synthase — protein MTTIKVHSPNPYEVVIDHGLDAAIADRVVSTGAAKVMIIHQPTLTQPAITLGEALTDRGIDIVLAEVPDAEAGKVLSVAGSLWDHLGEETFSRGDAIIGLGGGAVTDLAGFVAASWMRGIKVIQVPTTLLAMVDAAVGGKTGINTDAGKNLVGAFHEPDAVFIDLDHLASLPTEEIVAGSAEIIKTGFIADTAILDLYESDPAACLRVDGHLPELIARSVSVKANVVGQDLKESGLREILNYGHTFGHAVELRENFHWRHGNAVAVGMMFIAHLAQQNELIDSALVTRHRDILQSVGLPVTYEGGHFDELYAGMTRDKKNRDGHIRFVAVDGQAGATTRLEGPSVEQLRAAYDALVEGGTR, from the coding sequence GTGACCACCATCAAGGTACATAGCCCCAACCCATATGAGGTCGTCATCGACCACGGCTTGGACGCGGCCATCGCTGATCGCGTAGTGTCCACCGGCGCCGCCAAGGTGATGATCATTCATCAGCCGACGCTCACCCAGCCCGCCATCACGCTGGGTGAGGCGCTCACCGACCGTGGCATTGACATCGTGCTCGCCGAGGTACCTGACGCAGAGGCCGGCAAAGTGTTGTCCGTCGCCGGTTCCCTGTGGGATCACCTGGGCGAGGAAACCTTTAGCCGAGGCGACGCCATCATCGGACTGGGGGGAGGCGCCGTCACCGACCTCGCCGGGTTCGTCGCGGCGTCCTGGATGCGCGGGATCAAGGTCATCCAGGTCCCCACTACGCTGCTGGCCATGGTTGATGCCGCCGTCGGCGGGAAAACCGGGATCAACACCGACGCGGGTAAAAACCTCGTCGGCGCGTTCCATGAGCCCGACGCCGTGTTCATCGACCTCGATCATTTGGCTTCTCTCCCTACCGAGGAGATCGTCGCGGGTTCAGCCGAAATCATCAAGACCGGCTTCATTGCTGACACCGCGATCCTCGACCTCTACGAGTCCGACCCCGCCGCGTGCCTGCGCGTCGACGGCCACCTCCCCGAACTCATTGCCCGCTCCGTCAGCGTGAAGGCCAACGTCGTCGGCCAGGACCTCAAAGAATCCGGCCTCCGCGAGATCCTCAACTACGGCCACACCTTCGGCCACGCCGTCGAGCTGCGAGAGAACTTTCATTGGCGCCACGGCAATGCCGTCGCCGTCGGCATGATGTTCATCGCCCATCTGGCCCAACAGAACGAGCTTATCGACTCCGCACTGGTCACCCGCCACCGCGACATCCTGCAATCCGTCGGATTGCCCGTCACCTACGAGGGTGGACACTTCGACGAGCTCTACGCCGGCATGACCCGCGATAAGAAAAACCGCGATGGGCACATCCGGTTCGTGGCGGTGGATGGCCAGGCCGGTGCAACCACCCGTCTGGAAGGCCCGTCGGTGGAGCAGCTGCGCGCGGCCTACGATGCCCTGGTGGAAGGCGGCACACGATGA
- a CDS encoding shikimate kinase: MIGPKVVLVGPPGAGKSTIGRRLARALALPLIDSDQLIEEEAGKSCGEVFSELGEPDFRTLEARHVAAALNSNGVVSLGGGAVLTDSTRRLLADHDVVWVDVSADEGVRRTANETSRPVLAADDPAAHYRQLLENRAPFYDEVSGYRVRTDGRTPQQVVADILGYLDSL, translated from the coding sequence ATGATTGGGCCCAAGGTCGTTCTCGTCGGCCCTCCCGGAGCCGGCAAGTCCACCATTGGACGGCGACTAGCTCGGGCCCTGGCCCTCCCGCTCATCGACTCTGATCAGCTCATCGAGGAAGAAGCCGGGAAGTCCTGCGGTGAGGTCTTCTCGGAGCTGGGTGAACCCGACTTCCGCACCCTTGAGGCGCGCCACGTGGCGGCCGCCTTGAACAGCAACGGAGTCGTCAGCCTGGGCGGGGGAGCAGTGCTCACCGACTCCACCCGCCGCCTGCTCGCCGACCACGATGTCGTGTGGGTCGATGTCTCCGCCGACGAGGGCGTCCGCCGAACCGCCAACGAAACCTCGCGCCCCGTCCTCGCCGCTGATGATCCTGCTGCGCACTACCGCCAGCTCCTGGAAAACCGGGCCCCCTTCTACGACGAAGTGTCCGGCTACCGCGTCCGCACCGACGGGCGCACCCCTCAACAGGTCGTGGCGGATATCCTCGGCTACTTAGACTCCCTGTGA
- a CDS encoding YbjN domain-containing protein, with amino-acid sequence MSTNNEIHAVTIDRIVDAMRGFDVELERHPENEVATANLNGLPMTFAVLGSTAIIRADSVTDQVLNDADPTLYLAANQVNCVSFGARATIVDRAETLIVRTERDLPIAAGMTDAQLSATLRDGVDAVLATHDGIKAAAEDLSEVRAAVEKQLAEED; translated from the coding sequence ATGAGCACTAATAACGAGATTCACGCCGTAACAATCGACCGCATCGTCGACGCCATGCGCGGGTTCGACGTCGAGTTGGAACGTCACCCCGAAAACGAGGTGGCCACCGCCAACCTCAACGGCCTTCCCATGACCTTCGCGGTCCTCGGCTCCACCGCCATCATCCGCGCCGACTCCGTCACGGATCAGGTGCTTAACGACGCCGACCCCACCCTCTACCTCGCAGCCAACCAGGTCAACTGCGTGAGCTTCGGCGCCCGCGCCACCATCGTCGACCGGGCCGAAACGCTCATCGTCCGCACCGAGCGCGATCTTCCGATCGCCGCTGGCATGACCGACGCCCAACTCTCCGCGACCCTGCGGGACGGTGTCGATGCCGTCCTAGCCACCCACGACGGTATTAAGGCCGCGGCAGAGGACTTGTCGGAGGTCCGCGCGGCCGTCGAAAAGCAATTGGCTGAGGAAGACTAA
- a CDS encoding YbjN domain-containing protein, whose product MTTSPPMSPIPDTPVSAVTPERLSELLTEEGLQHRLEAAPAAADEATTVVVRTGFINAAIALSIDGDYLVADSMWRGEVTKKDAPRLLAMVNEWNQTQYMPTLRFFESSAGLGHLTVSAHRQIFIGEGLSRNQIGAFVMSTLDGILRAYEWVEGQLPELVTWEEPHSDEH is encoded by the coding sequence GTGACTACTTCACCACCGATGTCCCCCATCCCCGACACCCCGGTTTCCGCGGTCACCCCGGAGCGGCTCTCCGAACTCCTGACTGAAGAAGGTCTGCAGCACCGCCTTGAAGCCGCCCCGGCTGCCGCCGATGAAGCGACAACCGTCGTGGTCCGCACCGGGTTCATTAACGCCGCCATCGCGTTGAGCATCGACGGCGACTACCTCGTCGCCGATTCCATGTGGCGCGGCGAGGTAACCAAAAAGGACGCTCCACGCCTGTTGGCCATGGTCAACGAGTGGAATCAAACTCAGTACATGCCGACGCTGCGGTTCTTCGAATCCTCCGCCGGCCTGGGCCACCTCACGGTGAGTGCGCATCGCCAGATCTTCATCGGCGAGGGCCTCAGCCGCAATCAAATTGGCGCGTTCGTGATGTCCACCCTCGATGGCATCTTGCGCGCTTATGAATGGGTCGAGGGTCAATTGCCGGAGCTGGTGACGTGGGAGGAGCCACATTCTGATGAGCACTAA
- a CDS encoding DUF1304 domain-containing protein has protein sequence MSSLLIFLALVSAALASALHVFIFYLESLAWTTSRARAVFGISEQAALDTREMAFNQGFYNLFLAIVTAIGIASWLVGSTGIGAALIYAGAGSMLAAAAVLWLSSPDKRGAAVKQGMFPFLAVVLMTAALLS, from the coding sequence GTGTCTTCGTTACTCATTTTTTTAGCCCTGGTATCGGCGGCCCTTGCTTCCGCGCTTCATGTTTTCATCTTCTACTTGGAATCACTCGCGTGGACGACATCCCGGGCGAGAGCTGTTTTCGGGATATCCGAACAGGCGGCATTAGATACCAGGGAGATGGCTTTCAACCAGGGGTTTTATAACCTCTTCCTTGCGATCGTCACGGCAATTGGCATCGCCTCGTGGTTAGTCGGTTCCACAGGAATTGGCGCTGCGCTGATCTACGCTGGTGCTGGTTCGATGCTCGCTGCTGCCGCTGTGCTCTGGTTGAGCTCACCCGATAAGCGGGGCGCCGCTGTGAAGCAGGGAATGTTTCCCTTCCTCGCAGTTGTCCTGATGACTGCGGCGTTGCTGTCCTAA
- the nusB gene encoding transcription antitermination factor NusB, producing the protein MSETSETGVDKKNWRRHGARYRARRRAVDVLFEAEARDIDPVAIIEDRVALAKLPDSQVAPVADYTRVIVVGAAEELDTVDEAIERYLADDWELDRLPAVDRAILRVAAWEILFNDDVDAATAVVEGVELASQYGNDVAAPYIHAVLDDIAQSTSANNPMLAEPIVDSEADPEFTPDEPGMDAEPRPSNAADPGPGPVRSPESPDV; encoded by the coding sequence GTGAGTGAAACCTCTGAGACCGGCGTCGACAAGAAGAACTGGCGCCGCCATGGTGCGCGCTACCGCGCCCGCCGCCGAGCAGTCGATGTTCTCTTCGAAGCAGAAGCCCGCGACATTGATCCCGTCGCAATCATCGAGGACCGAGTTGCGCTAGCGAAGCTGCCTGACTCTCAGGTGGCGCCGGTGGCTGACTACACGCGCGTCATCGTCGTTGGTGCTGCCGAAGAACTCGATACCGTCGACGAAGCCATTGAGCGCTACCTGGCTGATGATTGGGAATTGGATCGACTGCCGGCCGTCGACCGTGCCATCCTGCGCGTCGCGGCTTGGGAGATCCTTTTCAACGATGATGTGGATGCCGCGACGGCTGTTGTGGAAGGCGTGGAGCTGGCCTCGCAATATGGAAACGACGTCGCCGCGCCGTACATCCATGCTGTCCTGGATGACATCGCGCAGTCGACGTCCGCTAATAACCCCATGCTGGCGGAGCCGATCGTTGACTCCGAAGCCGATCCCGAGTTCACGCCCGACGAGCCCGGAATGGACGCGGAGCCGCGACCCTCGAACGCCGCTGATCCTGGTCCCGGCCCGGTTCGATCTCCCGAGAGCCCAGATGTTTAG
- a CDS encoding TIGR01777 family oxidoreductase — translation MSLTVSHVVPAPREQVWEWHTRPGALSRLTPPFLSFTPIQQASKLSDGTTIFGLPAGLKWVARHDLSNFRRGYRFTDVCTSAPLKLLSNWRHVHDFADHPDGTLITDTVTTRLPGNALKSFFAYRQHQLIGDMAFLSRIAPLQPTEPLTVAITGSRGLVGRALTAQLTTAGHQVIQLVRKNPKEGQRLWEPFHPDQDLLRDVDVLVHLAGEPIFGRFSESHKKAIRESRIEPTRRLAELVADSPSVSTMISSSAVGFYGSDRGDEVLTEDSPRGEGFLSDVVVDWEAATSPAAEGGKRVIQIRTGVVLSGDSGLLPVLKALFSTGLGGNFGDGNFWLSWIALDDLTDIMVQACLDDSWSGPINAVSPNPVLNRDFTAALGKELRRPAVMPIPSLGPTILLGKEGAQELALADQRVIPAKLHADAHLFRYPTIDTALAHELGGEELVDPDLLKEDIPDL, via the coding sequence GTGAGCCTGACTGTGAGCCACGTCGTTCCCGCACCCCGCGAGCAGGTCTGGGAGTGGCATACCCGCCCCGGCGCTCTTTCTCGCCTGACCCCGCCCTTCCTTTCCTTCACGCCGATCCAACAGGCGTCCAAGCTATCCGACGGCACCACCATCTTCGGGCTGCCCGCCGGCCTCAAGTGGGTCGCCCGCCATGACCTCTCCAATTTCCGCCGCGGCTACCGCTTCACCGATGTGTGCACCTCCGCTCCCCTGAAGTTGCTGTCCAATTGGCGCCACGTTCATGATTTCGCCGATCACCCCGACGGCACCCTCATCACGGACACGGTGACCACCCGCCTCCCCGGCAACGCCCTGAAGTCGTTCTTCGCTTACCGTCAGCACCAGCTCATCGGCGATATGGCCTTTCTTTCCCGGATAGCCCCTCTGCAGCCGACCGAACCGCTCACCGTGGCTATCACCGGCTCCCGCGGTCTCGTCGGTCGTGCCCTCACCGCCCAGCTCACCACAGCCGGGCACCAGGTCATCCAGCTCGTGCGCAAAAACCCCAAAGAGGGCCAGCGCCTGTGGGAGCCTTTCCACCCGGATCAGGACCTGCTGCGGGACGTCGATGTTCTCGTCCACCTCGCCGGCGAGCCCATCTTCGGCCGCTTCAGCGAGTCCCACAAGAAGGCCATCCGCGAATCCCGCATCGAGCCGACTCGTCGCCTTGCGGAATTGGTCGCCGATTCACCGTCCGTGAGCACCATGATCTCCTCCTCCGCCGTCGGGTTCTACGGCTCCGACCGGGGAGACGAAGTCCTCACCGAAGACTCGCCTCGCGGCGAGGGATTTCTTAGCGACGTCGTCGTTGACTGGGAAGCAGCCACCTCACCCGCCGCCGAGGGCGGCAAAAGAGTCATCCAGATCCGCACCGGCGTCGTCCTCTCCGGTGACTCCGGCCTCCTCCCCGTCCTTAAGGCCTTGTTCTCCACCGGACTGGGTGGCAACTTCGGCGACGGCAACTTCTGGCTTTCCTGGATCGCCCTCGATGATCTCACCGACATCATGGTGCAGGCCTGCCTCGACGATTCCTGGTCCGGCCCGATCAACGCTGTCTCCCCCAATCCGGTGCTCAATCGCGACTTCACAGCCGCCCTGGGTAAGGAGCTCCGCCGCCCGGCGGTCATGCCCATCCCCTCCCTCGGCCCCACCATCCTGCTGGGCAAAGAGGGCGCCCAAGAGCTGGCACTGGCCGATCAGCGAGTCATACCCGCCAAGCTCCACGCCGACGCCCACCTCTTCCGCTACCCGACTATCGACACCGCGCTCGCCCATGAGCTCGGCGGCGAAGAGCTGGTCGACCCAGACTTGCTCAAGGAAGATATACCCGACCTCTAG
- a CDS encoding PPK2 family polyphosphate kinase — translation MDKFTMDEALQHRVTPDFRLADVDPTSTPGFKWNKKDWEREFHQYDDELDELQEKLFANGRAKVPGTGAVLLVLQGMDTSGKGGVIRHVFNAFDPQALSISSFGAPTAEERKHDFLWRIRPHEPAVGQIAVFDRSHYEDVLIQRVRQMASLEEIERRYGAIVDFEQDLVSRNVKIIKVMLHISKDFQKENLIERLDNPDKYWKYNPGDLDERELWDEYQEAYEIAMRRTSTDDAPWYCLPGDNKRYARMSVKYLVLDALRSMNLEWPAATFDVAAELRRAKEA, via the coding sequence ATGGACAAATTCACCATGGATGAAGCCCTCCAGCATCGAGTCACACCCGATTTCCGGCTCGCGGACGTGGACCCGACTTCGACTCCCGGTTTTAAGTGGAACAAGAAGGACTGGGAGCGGGAGTTCCACCAGTACGACGACGAGCTCGATGAGCTCCAGGAGAAACTCTTCGCCAATGGTCGCGCCAAGGTTCCTGGAACCGGGGCGGTCTTGCTGGTGCTCCAAGGAATGGACACCTCCGGCAAGGGGGGAGTAATCCGGCACGTATTCAACGCCTTCGACCCACAAGCACTCAGCATTTCCTCTTTCGGTGCGCCGACGGCTGAGGAACGCAAACACGATTTCTTGTGGCGTATCCGTCCGCACGAGCCGGCGGTCGGTCAGATTGCTGTTTTCGATCGCTCGCACTACGAGGACGTGCTTATTCAGCGGGTCCGGCAGATGGCGTCGCTGGAGGAAATTGAGCGTCGATACGGGGCGATCGTCGATTTTGAGCAGGATCTCGTGTCCCGGAACGTGAAGATCATTAAGGTGATGCTCCACATTTCGAAGGATTTCCAAAAAGAAAACCTCATCGAGCGGCTGGACAACCCGGACAAGTACTGGAAGTACAATCCGGGAGATCTGGATGAGCGGGAGCTGTGGGATGAGTACCAGGAGGCGTATGAGATCGCTATGCGGCGGACCTCGACGGATGACGCCCCGTGGTACTGCCTACCGGGTGACAATAAGCGCTATGCCCGGATGTCGGTGAAGTACTTGGTCTTGGACGCGCTTCGGTCGATGAACCTGGAATGGCCCGCCGCGACCTTTGACGTGGCGGCGGAATTGCGACGGGCTAAGGAGGCTTAG
- the pyrR gene encoding bifunctional pyr operon transcriptional regulator/uracil phosphoribosyltransferase PyrR yields MSERNGAVTSVELLGSDDVARTVARIAHQIIEKTALDAPDAVPVMLLGIPSGGVPLAERLATKIEEFSGVTVPVGALDVTLYRDDLRRGPHRALKPTTIPPGGIDGATVVLVDDVLYSGRTIRAALDALRDIGRPENIQLAVLVDRGHRQLPIRADYVGKNLPTARNEGVTVFLESIDGRDAVELTQEGNQ; encoded by the coding sequence ATGAGTGAACGTAATGGCGCAGTGACAAGTGTCGAGCTCTTGGGCTCGGACGACGTCGCGCGCACTGTCGCACGCATCGCGCACCAGATCATTGAGAAGACGGCGCTGGACGCCCCGGACGCCGTACCCGTCATGTTGTTGGGCATCCCATCGGGGGGTGTGCCCCTGGCTGAGCGTCTTGCCACCAAGATCGAGGAATTCTCCGGTGTCACCGTCCCGGTGGGTGCCCTCGACGTCACCTTGTATCGCGATGATTTGCGTCGCGGACCGCACCGGGCGCTCAAGCCCACCACTATTCCGCCGGGCGGCATTGATGGTGCCACCGTCGTCCTCGTGGACGATGTGTTGTACTCCGGACGCACCATCCGCGCTGCGCTTGACGCCTTGCGGGACATCGGCCGCCCCGAGAATATTCAGCTCGCTGTCCTCGTCGACCGGGGCCATCGGCAGCTTCCCATTCGGGCCGATTATGTGGGAAAGAACCTGCCCACCGCGCGCAATGAGGGTGTCACGGTCTTTCTCGAATCCATCGATGGCCGCGATGCCGTCGAGCTGACCCAGGAGGGCAATCAATGA
- the aroQ gene encoding type II 3-dehydroquinate dehydratase produces MKILVINGPNLNRLGKRQPEVYGTTTLSDVEALIAAHAASLGLEVECRQSNHEGDLLDWAHEAADNGWGVIINPGAFTHTSVALRDALAEVADGTGFVEVHISNVHAREEFRHHSYLSPIARGVIVGLGVRGYLLALDSFVD; encoded by the coding sequence ATGAAGATCCTCGTGATCAACGGCCCCAATCTCAACCGCCTGGGCAAGCGCCAGCCCGAGGTCTATGGCACAACCACGTTGAGCGACGTGGAGGCTCTTATCGCGGCCCACGCCGCGTCGCTCGGCCTTGAGGTGGAATGCCGCCAGTCCAACCACGAGGGTGACCTGCTCGACTGGGCGCATGAGGCTGCCGACAATGGCTGGGGGGTCATCATAAACCCCGGCGCTTTCACCCATACGTCGGTGGCGCTGCGTGATGCCCTCGCAGAGGTCGCCGATGGCACAGGCTTCGTCGAGGTGCACATTTCTAACGTTCACGCCCGCGAAGAATTCCGTCACCACAGCTACCTTTCCCCGATTGCCCGCGGCGTCATCGTCGGCCTCGGAGTGCGCGGATACCTGTTAGCTCTCGACTCTTTCGTGGACTAA